One Falsibacillus pallidus DNA window includes the following coding sequences:
- a CDS encoding transposase, which yields MAKDQRKFSSEFKEYVCKLIDLDGRKLVDVSKELNISYSTLQKWLASYRKKRNQAEKEKQSQYLTASEYKELYEAERAKKLDLEEENAILKKAMHIFTQEKK from the coding sequence ATGGCGAAAGATCAGAGAAAGTTCTCATCGGAATTTAAAGAATATGTGTGTAAATTAATCGATTTAGATGGTCGGAAGCTCGTGGATGTAAGCAAAGAACTCAACATTTCCTATAGTACCCTTCAGAAATGGCTTGCTTCGTATCGAAAAAAGCGAAATCAGGCAGAAAAAGAGAAACAAAGCCAGTATCTGACTGCGTCTGAATACAAGGAATTGTACGAAGCTGAAAGGGCGAAGAAATTAGATCTGGAAGAGGAGAACGCCATTTTAAAAAAGGCTATGCACATCTTCACGCAAGAAAAGAAGTAA
- a CDS encoding class I SAM-dependent methyltransferase, producing MKDKVKETFNQLAKVYENSVDTDSLYNSQYERPTMLEQIPEDLSGKNVLDAGCAAGWYTRQLVLKGASVTAADISPEMINSSKKRIGETAKVICLDLSEKLPFDDNSFDFILSSLTLHYIKDWDKTFSEFQRILKPGGTLLFSVHHPMTDIKLLQEPGYFSTELIIDQWNKEGKLYKVPFYRRPLSTILNTTLSYFSIKKVIEPQPTAAFKEIDPEGYERLMKSPQFLIINAVK from the coding sequence ATGAAAGACAAAGTAAAAGAAACGTTCAATCAACTTGCTAAGGTATACGAAAACAGTGTGGACACTGACAGCTTATATAATAGCCAATATGAGAGACCAACAATGCTAGAGCAGATACCTGAAGATTTAAGCGGTAAAAATGTTTTAGACGCCGGGTGTGCGGCTGGATGGTATACCAGACAGTTAGTCCTTAAAGGAGCAAGTGTTACAGCAGCGGATATTAGCCCTGAGATGATTAATTCTTCAAAAAAGCGCATTGGGGAAACGGCTAAGGTTATTTGTTTAGATTTAAGTGAGAAACTACCTTTTGATGATAACTCATTCGATTTTATTTTAAGTTCACTTACATTGCATTACATAAAAGATTGGGATAAAACCTTTAGTGAATTCCAAAGGATATTGAAGCCAGGAGGTACCCTGTTGTTTTCGGTGCACCATCCTATGACAGATATAAAATTACTCCAGGAACCTGGCTATTTCTCAACGGAATTAATAATTGATCAGTGGAATAAAGAAGGTAAATTATATAAAGTTCCTTTTTACAGAAGACCTCTAAGTACCATTTTAAACACTACACTTAGCTATTTTTCTATTAAAAAAGTTATTGAGCCGCAGCCTACAGCTGCATTTAAAGAAATAGACCCTGAAGGTTATGAACGGCTTATGAAAAGTCCACAATTTTTAATCATTAATGCAGTTAAATGA
- a CDS encoding permease, whose protein sequence is MWSEVFHSFLSIAIELTVLFVGISFLINLFQGLIPYEKMERLMGKSHPLVSALVALGFAFITPFCSCSTIPVVVNLLNKKIRFGIVMIFLFSSPVLDPTIITLMAAVLGVKVAAAYTVITSILSVIIGFALEEFGFEEQIKNVVVKGYEEPIKKFQLKAALLETLQLMKSVYPYLLIGAFIGAFIHGAVPTSWISTFMGGDKWWLVPIAAIIGIPLYIRLSTMIPISQIMIAKGMALGPVMALMISSAGASLPELTLLNSIFKKKLVFAFVGSVFTMSTLSGFLFYII, encoded by the coding sequence ATGTGGTCTGAAGTATTTCATAGTTTTTTATCAATCGCTATAGAATTGACGGTTTTGTTTGTTGGTATATCTTTTCTCATCAATCTTTTCCAAGGATTGATCCCTTATGAAAAAATGGAGCGTCTGATGGGAAAGAGCCATCCGTTGGTAAGTGCACTTGTCGCTTTAGGATTTGCCTTTATCACGCCATTCTGCTCATGCTCCACCATCCCAGTCGTCGTGAATCTGCTCAACAAGAAAATCCGGTTTGGCATCGTCATGATCTTCTTATTCTCATCACCTGTGCTGGATCCGACCATCATCACACTTATGGCAGCTGTACTCGGGGTTAAAGTCGCAGCCGCATATACAGTAATCACGTCCATCCTTTCCGTGATCATCGGCTTTGCACTGGAAGAGTTCGGCTTTGAAGAACAGATCAAAAATGTGGTCGTCAAAGGCTATGAAGAACCGATTAAAAAGTTCCAGCTGAAAGCCGCTTTGCTAGAAACGCTTCAACTAATGAAAAGCGTCTATCCCTATTTGCTGATCGGGGCATTCATCGGCGCATTCATCCACGGAGCCGTTCCGACCAGCTGGATCTCAACATTTATGGGAGGTGATAAGTGGTGGCTTGTACCGATCGCTGCAATCATCGGAATCCCGCTTTACATCAGACTTTCTACCATGATTCCGATCTCGCAGATCATGATTGCCAAGGGAATGGCATTGGGTCCTGTCATGGCCCTGATGATCAGTTCCGCCGGTGCCAGTCTGCCAGAACTGACTTTATTAAACAGCATCTTCAAGAAAAAACTAGTCTTTGCATTCGTCGGCTCCGTCTTTACGATGTCAACATTATCAGGATTTTTATTCTACATCATTTAA
- a CDS encoding IS3 family transposase has protein sequence MFQNKNDHTVVKMCEVLEVSTSGYYAWEKRQDQEETERERWRRLIDERIRYHFHDNLGTYGSPRIYRKLVKVDHLQVSLKTVTNRMREMGLYATPPTRYIQTTDSDHQQLVFKNELNRQFKPEEPNRVWATDITYIHTGEGFIYLNPVLDLFSRKVISYSIGDRMDAELPLKALKEALEIRQPAEGWIHHSDRGSVYCSKKYIEALEDAKATISMSRKSTPYDNACVESFFASLKKEYLYKFVFKTKAEAIGAIQFYIRFYNHKRIHSTLEYATPIEYEKAYKEAQRLNATEEKLPSA, from the coding sequence ATTTTTCAAAATAAAAACGATCATACGGTTGTGAAGATGTGCGAAGTTTTGGAGGTTTCTACTTCTGGCTATTATGCTTGGGAAAAAAGACAGGATCAGGAGGAAACAGAGAGAGAGCGCTGGAGACGTCTTATTGACGAGCGAATTCGCTATCATTTCCACGACAACCTGGGGACGTATGGAAGTCCGAGGATCTATCGAAAATTGGTTAAGGTGGATCACCTACAAGTCTCGCTTAAAACGGTGACGAACCGCATGAGAGAAATGGGTTTATATGCGACACCGCCAACACGATACATTCAGACTACGGATTCAGATCACCAGCAGCTTGTGTTCAAAAATGAGTTGAACCGACAATTTAAGCCTGAAGAACCCAACCGTGTTTGGGCAACGGATATCACCTATATTCATACAGGGGAGGGATTTATTTATTTAAATCCAGTTTTAGACCTGTTTTCCCGCAAGGTAATTAGCTATAGCATTGGTGACCGCATGGACGCTGAATTGCCGTTAAAAGCATTAAAAGAAGCCCTTGAAATTCGCCAGCCCGCTGAGGGATGGATCCACCATTCGGACCGGGGGAGTGTGTACTGTTCAAAAAAATATATTGAAGCCTTGGAGGATGCCAAAGCGACCATCAGTATGAGTAGGAAATCAACCCCTTATGATAACGCTTGTGTAGAATCGTTTTTCGCCTCCCTTAAGAAAGAATATTTGTACAAGTTTGTGTTTAAGACAAAAGCAGAAGCCATCGGGGCCATCCAGTTTTATATTCGGTTTTATAATCATAAAAGAATCCACTCGACATTAGAATACGCCACACCGATTGAATATGAAAAGGCGTATAAAGAGGCACAGCGTTTAAACGCCACTGAGGAGAAATTGCCCTCTGCCTGA
- a CDS encoding VOC family protein produces MIHKVGQIMVYVNNQDKAVEFWTEKLGFTKVSEEDNGQGLRRIEVAPSASAETSIILHNKEFIAKMSPELNLGTPSLMFFSNNLDQLHSDLSNKQVTVGEMVTMPSGKVFNFSDDEGNYFAVMEKSN; encoded by the coding sequence ATGATTCATAAGGTCGGGCAGATCATGGTGTACGTCAACAATCAGGATAAGGCTGTAGAATTTTGGACTGAGAAATTGGGATTCACTAAGGTTTCAGAAGAAGACAATGGCCAAGGATTGAGAAGGATCGAGGTGGCGCCATCGGCAAGTGCTGAAACGAGTATCATTTTGCACAACAAAGAATTCATTGCAAAAATGTCGCCTGAGTTGAATCTTGGCACACCATCTTTAATGTTCTTCTCTAACAACCTGGATCAGCTTCACAGCGATTTATCAAACAAACAGGTAACCGTTGGCGAAATGGTCACCATGCCATCAGGCAAAGTATTCAATTTCTCGGATGATGAAGGAAACTATTTTGCTGTCATGGAAAAATCAAACTAA
- a CDS encoding GNAT family N-acetyltransferase: MAMSIKKCTIEDLPILQKIGYETFNETFKNQNSPENMKVYLEKAFNMEQVKKELSNRSSEFYFVVSNGEIAGYLKLNTNEAQSESMGEESLEIERIYIKKEFQKHGLGKFLFNKAMEIAMDSKKQNIWLGVWEKNKNAIAFYKKMGFEQTDTHSFYMGDEEQTDLIMVKSLH; encoded by the coding sequence ATGGCCATGAGCATAAAAAAGTGTACGATAGAAGATTTGCCGATTCTTCAAAAGATTGGTTATGAAACGTTCAATGAAACTTTTAAGAATCAAAACTCGCCCGAAAATATGAAGGTGTATTTAGAGAAAGCATTTAACATGGAACAAGTGAAAAAAGAATTATCAAATCGTTCATCTGAATTCTATTTTGTAGTTTCTAATGGTGAAATAGCCGGGTATTTAAAGCTGAACACCAATGAGGCGCAATCGGAGTCAATGGGGGAAGAATCACTCGAAATCGAGAGGATTTATATAAAAAAGGAATTTCAAAAACACGGTCTTGGCAAATTCCTGTTTAATAAAGCGATGGAAATTGCGATGGATAGTAAGAAACAGAACATCTGGCTGGGCGTGTGGGAAAAGAATAAAAATGCAATTGCTTTCTATAAAAAGATGGGGTTTGAGCAGACGGACACCCACTCGTTTTATATGGGGGATGAAGAACAAACCGATTTAATTATGGTGAAATCACTTCATTAA
- a CDS encoding aspartate/glutamate racemase family protein, whose translation MKTIGLIGGMSWESSVEYYRVINEEVKNRLGGLHSAKSIMYSVDFEEIERCQSEGNWAKAGEILGDAAHSLEKAGAEFIVICTNTMHKVVEDVERKIEIPILHIADATAKKILKAGIKTVALLGTKYTMEQDFYKSRIAASDIQVLVPNEEEREVINKIIFQELCLGKIEPSSRDIFRRIIMGLIAQGAEGIILGCTEIGLLVKPEDSEVKLFDTVVIHAVEAVEAAFEK comes from the coding sequence ATGAAAACAATCGGTCTAATCGGCGGGATGAGCTGGGAATCTTCTGTTGAATACTATCGGGTGATCAATGAAGAAGTGAAAAATAGATTAGGAGGATTGCATTCCGCGAAGAGCATTATGTACAGCGTCGACTTTGAGGAGATTGAACGCTGCCAATCGGAAGGGAATTGGGCGAAAGCAGGCGAAATCCTGGGAGACGCTGCGCATTCTTTGGAGAAGGCGGGTGCAGAATTTATTGTTATCTGCACTAATACGATGCATAAAGTTGTGGAAGATGTGGAACGGAAAATCGAGATTCCTATTTTACATATCGCGGACGCTACCGCGAAGAAAATTCTTAAAGCAGGAATTAAAACAGTGGCGCTGCTGGGGACGAAGTATACGATGGAGCAGGATTTCTATAAGTCACGGATCGCTGCGAGTGACATACAGGTGCTGGTGCCGAATGAGGAAGAACGGGAAGTGATTAATAAAATCATTTTTCAAGAGTTGTGTTTAGGGAAAATAGAGCCGTCCTCAAGAGATATTTTTAGAAGAATCATCATGGGGCTGATCGCCCAAGGAGCGGAAGGAATCATATTAGGGTGCACGGAAATCGGCCTCCTGGTCAAACCGGAAGATTCAGAGGTGAAGCTCTTTGATACCGTCGTCATCCATGCTGTTGAAGCTGTTGAGGCGGCATTTGAAAAATAA
- a CDS encoding MarR family winged helix-turn-helix transcriptional regulator — MENLREMFQVMTRRFGLLNKNCCQVGGTEISMVQSHILYEILRNDKPSMQQVADTIAVDITTFSRQIQTLVKMGLVKKSPLPEDRRVYQLSLTTEGKYVAAKIDADMNEYLNEVFSNMSEFERDMVIKSIHLLNGAMAKSTVCCKPLL, encoded by the coding sequence ATGGAAAATCTCAGAGAAATGTTTCAAGTAATGACTAGGCGCTTTGGTCTTTTGAATAAGAACTGCTGCCAGGTTGGCGGAACAGAAATCTCCATGGTGCAAAGCCATATCCTTTATGAAATACTGCGGAATGATAAGCCTTCGATGCAACAAGTGGCAGATACGATTGCAGTGGATATCACAACCTTCAGCAGGCAAATCCAGACCCTGGTCAAAATGGGGCTAGTCAAAAAATCCCCGCTTCCTGAGGATCGACGTGTTTATCAGCTCTCCCTCACCACAGAAGGAAAGTATGTTGCTGCGAAAATCGATGCGGACATGAACGAATACCTAAACGAGGTCTTTTCCAATATGAGCGAGTTTGAACGGGATATGGTGATTAAATCAATCCACCTTCTCAACGGTGCTATGGCTAAGTCAACTGTTTGTTGTAAACCACTACTTTAA
- a CDS encoding DUF2975 domain-containing protein — protein MKRGTTVFLKAALIVIGLLVLGLCIFALPRLAGYSAETFPEYASLRYPVLIGMYVTVIPFFIGLFQAWRLLQYIEKNEAFSKLAVGSLGLIKVCAAVIGAIYIIGMVVLFVQNALHPGIALMGLVIVFATLVVSVFAAVLQALLKNAIEFKEENELTI, from the coding sequence ATGAAACGAGGGACTACGGTTTTTTTGAAGGCGGCATTGATTGTGATTGGCCTTCTTGTTTTGGGGTTGTGCATTTTTGCTTTGCCAAGGCTTGCGGGCTATTCGGCTGAAACATTTCCTGAATACGCGAGCTTAAGGTATCCGGTATTGATAGGAATGTATGTGACTGTGATCCCGTTTTTCATCGGGCTGTTCCAGGCTTGGCGGCTGCTGCAGTACATAGAGAAAAATGAGGCTTTTTCGAAATTAGCGGTCGGTTCGCTGGGGCTGATTAAAGTGTGTGCAGCTGTTATTGGGGCTATATATATCATTGGCATGGTAGTACTTTTTGTTCAGAATGCCCTTCATCCAGGGATTGCGCTGATGGGACTGGTCATAGTTTTTGCCACACTGGTCGTTTCGGTCTTTGCGGCGGTCCTGCAGGCGCTATTGAAAAATGCAATTGAGTTTAAAGAAGAAAATGAGTTGACGATCTGA
- a CDS encoding helix-turn-helix domain-containing protein has product MAIIINVDVMLAKRKMSVTELSERVGITMANLSILKNGKAKAIRFSTLEGICKALDCQPGDILEYREDED; this is encoded by the coding sequence ATGGCGATTATCATTAATGTAGACGTGATGCTGGCGAAAAGGAAAATGAGTGTAACCGAGCTGTCTGAAAGGGTCGGCATCACGATGGCGAACCTGTCCATTTTGAAAAATGGCAAGGCAAAGGCGATTCGCTTTTCCACATTGGAAGGCATCTGCAAGGCGCTCGATTGCCAGCCGGGAGATATCCTGGAATACCGGGAAGACGAAGATTGA
- a CDS encoding DUF817 domain-containing protein yields MSAFHQLVRFGWQQALSCLFPVVIFASLALTKIIPLPLLPRYDWLLIICLLMQWVMLRSGLETKDELKVITLFHLIGLALELFKVHMGSWAYPDEGYTKFFGVPLYSGFMYASVASYLCQAWRRLRVELVDWPPFWVAAALAAAIYLNFFVHHFWIDVRWWLSGLVLIVFWNAWVRYEVGGKSYRMPIALSFVLIGFFIWVAENIATFFGAWQYPNQRDAWSLVHLGKVSSWLLLVIVSFLIVATLKQVKGAVVESEFNEKMDA; encoded by the coding sequence ATGAGTGCTTTCCATCAGCTTGTGCGTTTTGGCTGGCAGCAGGCATTATCCTGTTTGTTTCCGGTTGTCATTTTCGCTTCCCTGGCGCTGACTAAAATCATCCCACTGCCACTGCTGCCTCGCTATGACTGGCTTCTGATTATTTGCCTGCTCATGCAGTGGGTCATGCTTCGGTCCGGCCTTGAAACGAAGGATGAACTGAAAGTAATCACTTTGTTTCACTTGATTGGCCTCGCATTGGAGCTGTTCAAGGTGCATATGGGTTCATGGGCATATCCCGACGAAGGATATACGAAATTTTTCGGCGTGCCTCTTTACAGTGGATTCATGTATGCAAGTGTGGCAAGCTACCTGTGCCAGGCGTGGAGAAGGCTGCGCGTCGAACTGGTTGACTGGCCGCCGTTTTGGGTCGCTGCTGCACTTGCTGCTGCGATTTACTTGAATTTTTTCGTCCATCATTTTTGGATCGATGTCCGGTGGTGGCTATCAGGGCTTGTTTTGATTGTTTTTTGGAATGCATGGGTCCGCTACGAAGTGGGAGGAAAAAGCTATCGTATGCCCATTGCCCTTTCATTTGTCCTGATCGGATTTTTCATTTGGGTGGCTGAAAATATCGCGACATTTTTCGGGGCATGGCAATACCCCAATCAACGGGATGCATGGAGCTTAGTCCATCTTGGAAAAGTAAGTTCTTGGCTGTTGCTCGTGATTGTCAGTTTCCTGATCGTGGCGACGCTGAAGCAGGTGAAAGGTGCTGTAGTTGAGAGTGAATTTAATGAGAAGATGGATGCCTGA
- a CDS encoding MarR family winged helix-turn-helix transcriptional regulator, giving the protein MMEILREIGMIARALDSISNIEFKEYDLTKGQYLYLVRICENPGIIQEKLAELIKVDRTTAARAIKKLEINGFIEKVNDEYNQKIKKLFPTEKGKNVYPFIKRENDYSNRVALDGFSEEEANTLFQLLQRVRENVEVDWELVKKGNKRNY; this is encoded by the coding sequence ATGATGGAGATTCTTCGTGAAATCGGAATGATTGCCAGGGCTTTGGATTCTATCAGCAACATTGAATTTAAAGAGTATGACCTGACAAAAGGGCAGTATTTGTACCTTGTGCGGATATGTGAAAACCCAGGAATCATTCAGGAAAAGCTGGCTGAATTGATAAAAGTGGACCGTACAACGGCTGCCCGCGCGATAAAAAAGCTTGAGATAAATGGGTTTATTGAAAAGGTAAATGATGAATACAACCAAAAGATTAAAAAGCTTTTTCCGACAGAGAAAGGGAAGAATGTATACCCATTTATAAAAAGAGAGAATGATTACTCCAATCGTGTCGCGTTAGATGGATTTTCTGAAGAAGAAGCGAATACCCTTTTTCAGCTTCTTCAAAGAGTAAGGGAAAATGTTGAAGTCGATTGGGAACTCGTGAAAAAAGGTAATAAAAGAAATTATTAA
- a CDS encoding PIN domain-containing protein: protein MTIHYLEDYCVPGRDYSEDAFFMDTNYLIAFINPSHSYHLSTVIHTLYLIQQKAKLFINEIFLSEAVDVLARGIYTEEQFEDWLNSQKHRDWLSHHTPSRHEYNNKKDEIRGTFIAKVVKNHKNPKLLRYYNKKSIKHLEDLILSRLFNLTAPAFSSLETGLNFAKSIPLQSNDAFIAGAAAMNAANLLTFDNDFKKVTIIAPNTGKEVTLFTMKFTNNYLFNKRSHTIINSLDQSLKKVIVQAVGGQEQFLKKFGKH from the coding sequence ATGACTATACACTACCTTGAAGACTATTGCGTCCCTGGAAGAGATTATTCCGAGGATGCTTTTTTTATGGATACCAATTATCTTATAGCCTTTATTAACCCTTCTCATTCCTATCACCTCTCCACAGTTATACACACCCTCTATCTCATCCAGCAGAAAGCGAAACTATTTATCAATGAAATCTTTCTTTCTGAAGCAGTTGATGTCCTAGCACGAGGCATTTATACAGAAGAACAATTTGAAGATTGGCTAAACAGTCAGAAACATAGGGATTGGTTATCTCATCATACTCCCAGTAGGCATGAGTATAACAATAAGAAAGACGAAATACGGGGTACTTTCATTGCTAAAGTTGTAAAAAATCATAAAAATCCCAAGCTATTAAGATACTACAATAAAAAATCAATTAAACATTTAGAAGACCTGATTCTATCTAGGCTATTCAATCTCACCGCTCCTGCCTTTTCCTCTCTCGAAACTGGATTGAACTTTGCAAAGTCCATTCCCCTGCAATCAAATGATGCATTCATAGCTGGAGCTGCTGCTATGAATGCTGCAAATCTCCTAACTTTCGATAATGATTTTAAGAAAGTAACAATCATCGCCCCTAACACTGGAAAGGAAGTCACACTATTTACTATGAAATTCACCAACAACTATCTGTTTAATAAGCGTTCTCATACTATCATTAATTCGCTTGATCAAAGCCTTAAAAAGGTGATTGTACAAGCTGTTGGCGGACAAGAACAGTTTTTAAAGAAATTCGGAAAGCACTAA
- a CDS encoding PadR family transcriptional regulator, with protein MSLRSQLLKGILDGCVLAVIERGPVYGYELSKKLQEIGLSDVSEGTIYPILLRLQKNGLIFGKMQASDYGPNRKYYYLTEIGKESLTTIAAEWKQISFPVNSLFEGRN; from the coding sequence ATGTCTTTAAGAAGCCAATTGTTAAAGGGGATTTTAGATGGTTGCGTCTTAGCGGTAATTGAGCGGGGACCGGTGTATGGCTATGAATTATCGAAGAAGCTCCAGGAAATCGGTTTGAGCGATGTGAGCGAGGGGACGATCTATCCCATTTTGCTGCGGCTGCAAAAAAACGGTTTGATTTTCGGGAAAATGCAAGCTTCCGATTATGGACCGAACAGAAAGTATTATTATTTGACCGAAATTGGAAAAGAATCGCTTACGACCATCGCAGCTGAGTGGAAGCAGATATCATTCCCGGTGAATTCATTATTTGAAGGGAGAAATTAA
- a CDS encoding ABC transporter substrate-binding protein, with amino-acid sequence MNLQNHHYYFLALRKAYRNFDNHSEIQVSMNKLMDIFFCTQKNAKIIVKKLVDEGFMEFRPGKGRGNLSTILFLESLQSSLLKQVESLIDHQELTLALELVKEFGSGTAVEDYVHSWIRDYFGYQRIQSSEDELEVLRFPIFRPITTFDPTRVFFDLDAHLASQVFSTLVQYNHETEAFAPALAHHWESNDSKTRWSFYLRKKIQFHNGKELTAEVVKASLERVKNSPHRWLVQDVSEIEVESKHTVSIELNRPNHLFLQYVAAVPMSIVHPSDFDGEIKCPAGTGPFEFEKAEADSCTLTAFENYYGFMPHLDRIEIIRLTEDMQENRMEESKIFLNTDETNALPSKEWKNRSSIFSGTNVLLLNASKKGPLANEEFRQTIQRMINREEFLKIGHSRTGPAYGFNVTDRSKAASAMAKAIVPLDEKITLTLITYKRHEADANILKKMLEDFGVQLVVKIMDWDQILSKEVLLEADFVMFEGTPNEGLVSIFELLLFEDGFIYPLMTDDWKEKVAAYVNRIKEEAEQQRRIEMYGELENALVESGVLIFLVHKQLDISYDYALEGVKITPRMWVDFGELWYKSSSI; translated from the coding sequence ATGAATCTGCAAAATCATCATTATTATTTTCTCGCTTTAAGAAAGGCATATAGAAACTTTGACAATCATAGCGAAATTCAGGTTTCGATGAATAAGTTGATGGATATTTTCTTTTGTACGCAAAAAAACGCCAAAATCATTGTGAAGAAATTGGTGGATGAGGGGTTTATGGAGTTCCGGCCAGGCAAGGGGCGCGGCAACTTATCTACGATTCTATTCTTGGAGTCGCTGCAATCGAGCCTGCTTAAACAGGTGGAATCTCTTATTGATCATCAGGAATTGACGTTAGCGTTGGAGCTGGTGAAGGAATTCGGCTCAGGGACGGCTGTTGAAGATTATGTCCACAGCTGGATTCGCGACTATTTTGGCTATCAAAGAATCCAGTCTTCCGAAGATGAGTTGGAAGTGCTGCGGTTTCCCATCTTCAGGCCTATCACCACATTTGATCCCACTAGAGTGTTCTTTGATTTGGATGCGCATCTTGCAAGTCAGGTGTTCAGTACCCTCGTTCAATACAACCACGAGACGGAGGCATTTGCACCGGCCCTGGCTCATCACTGGGAAAGCAATGATTCGAAAACACGCTGGTCATTTTATTTGCGGAAAAAAATACAGTTTCATAATGGGAAAGAATTGACTGCTGAGGTGGTGAAAGCTTCACTGGAACGGGTGAAAAACTCTCCCCACAGGTGGCTGGTCCAAGATGTTTCAGAGATTGAAGTGGAATCAAAACACACAGTGAGTATTGAGTTGAATCGCCCTAATCACTTGTTTTTGCAGTATGTGGCAGCTGTGCCGATGTCGATTGTACATCCTTCTGATTTTGATGGTGAAATCAAATGCCCTGCTGGCACGGGACCATTTGAATTTGAAAAAGCCGAGGCTGATTCCTGCACGCTGACGGCTTTTGAAAATTACTACGGATTCATGCCGCATTTGGATCGAATCGAAATTATAAGGCTTACTGAGGATATGCAGGAAAATAGAATGGAAGAGTCAAAGATTTTCTTGAATACGGATGAGACAAATGCACTCCCTTCAAAAGAGTGGAAGAATCGGTCTTCTATTTTTTCCGGCACCAATGTCCTTCTTTTGAATGCTTCCAAAAAAGGTCCCTTGGCAAACGAAGAGTTCAGGCAGACCATTCAAAGGATGATTAATAGGGAAGAATTTTTAAAAATCGGCCATTCGAGAACGGGGCCTGCTTATGGGTTTAATGTAACTGATCGAAGCAAGGCAGCTTCAGCAATGGCAAAAGCAATTGTCCCTCTTGATGAAAAAATCACCTTAACACTGATCACTTACAAAAGGCATGAGGCAGACGCCAACATTTTGAAAAAAATGCTTGAAGATTTCGGAGTGCAGCTTGTCGTGAAGATTATGGATTGGGATCAGATTCTTTCCAAAGAAGTCCTGCTTGAAGCGGACTTTGTCATGTTTGAGGGAACTCCTAATGAAGGGTTGGTATCGATCTTTGAACTCTTACTTTTTGAAGATGGATTCATCTACCCGTTAATGACAGATGATTGGAAAGAAAAAGTGGCTGCCTATGTGAACCGGATCAAGGAGGAAGCGGAGCAACAGCGGAGAATCGAGATGTATGGAGAACTGGAAAATGCTTTGGTCGAGTCAGGCGTGCTCATTTTTCTGGTCCACAAACAGCTGGACATTTCCTATGACTACGCATTGGAGGGAGTCAAAATCACTCCTAGGATGTGGGTGGATTTTGGAGAGTTGTGGTATAAGAGTTCCTCTATTTAA